The proteins below come from a single Loxodonta africana isolate mLoxAfr1 chromosome 20, mLoxAfr1.hap2, whole genome shotgun sequence genomic window:
- the FMOD gene encoding fibromodulin codes for MQWASLLLLAGLCSLSRAQYDEDIPWWLHYVRSQQPSYYDPYDPYPYGPYEPYPYGVEEGPAYAYGSPPPPEPRDCPQECDCPPNFPTAMYCDNRNLKYLPFVPSRMKYVYFQNNQISSIQEGVFDNATGLLWIALHGNQITSDKVGKKVFSKLRHLERLYMDHNNLTRMPGPLPRSLRELHLDHNQITRVPNNALEGLENLTALYLQHNEIQEVSSAMKGLRSLILLDMSYNHLRKVPDGLPSALEQLYLEHNNINTVPDSYFRGSPKLLYVRLSHNSLTNSGLASNTFNASSILELDLSYNQLQKIPPVNTNLENLYLQGNRINEFSISSFCTVVDVMNFSKLQVLRLDGNEIRRSAVPADAPLCLRLASLIEI; via the exons ATGCAGTGGGCCTCCCTCCTGCTGCTGGCAGGGCTCTGCTCTCTCTCCAGGGCCCAGTATGATGAAGATATCCCCTGGTGGCTCCACTACGTCCGCAGCCAGCAGCCCTCCTACTACGACCCCTATGACCCTTACCCTTACGGGCCCTACGAGCCTTATCCCTATGGGGTGGAGGAAGGTCCAGCCTATGCCTACGGCTCTCCACCCCCACCAGAGCCCCGCGACTGCCCCCAGGAGTGCGACTGCCCACCCAACTTCCCCACAGCTATGTACTGTGACAACCGCAACCTCAAATACCTGCCCTTCGTCCCCTCCCGCATGAAGTACGTCTACTTTCAGAATAACCAGATCTCCTCCATCCAGGAAGGTGTCTTTGACAATGCTACTGGGCTGCTCTGGATTGCTCTCCATGGCAATCAGATCACCAGTGATAAAGTGGGGAAGAAGGTCTTTTCCAAGCTGAGGCATTTGGAGAGGCTGTACATGGACCACAACAACCTGACCCGGATGCCTGGTCCACTGCCTCGATCCCTGAGGGAGCTCCATCTTGACCACAACCAGATCACCCGGGTCCCCAACAATGCTCTGGAGGGGCTGGAGAACCTCACGGCCTTGTACCTCCAACACAACGAGATCCAGGAAGTGAGCAGTGCAATGAAGGGCCTCCGGTCACTGATCTTGCTGGACATGAGTTACAACCACCTTCGAAAGGTGCCGGATGGGCTGCCCTCAGCCCTTGAGCAGCTATACCTGGAGCATAACAACATCAACACCGTCCCTGACAGCTACTTCCGGGGTTCGCCCAAGCTGCTGTATGTGCGGCTGTCTCACAACAGCCTCACCAACAGTGGGCTGGCCTCCAACACCTTCAATGCCAGCAGCATCCTTGAGCTCGACCTCTCCTACAACCAGTTGCAGAAGATCCCCCCAGTCAACACCAACCTGGAGAACCTCTACCTCCAAGGCAACAGGATCAATG AGTTCTCCATCAGCAGCTTCTGTACCGTGGTGGACGTCATGAACTTCTCCAAGCTGCAAGTGCTGCGCCTGGACGGAAACGAGATTCGGCGCAGCGCGGTGCCCGCGGACGCGCCCCTCTGCCTGCGCCTCGCCAGCCTCATTGAGATCTGA